In Streptomyces nojiriensis, one genomic interval encodes:
- a CDS encoding D-alanyl-D-alanine carboxypeptidase family protein, translating to MRRTRGAIAVTVATGAFLVAASPASSAAPVAAPPVTAAGSILIDGTSGATLASKAADTQRQGASTTKIMTAQVVMRTPNLNYDQKITIKQEYLDYVAREGASSAHLKVGATPTVRQLLYGLMLPSGCDAAYALADTFGKGATTQARTADFIAQMNAKAESLGMTQTVYDSFDGISPTGKNLTTPRDLAKLTKYAMSGVTFPKIVGAKTYSTGGTSTDATWGNSNLLIRERPTGYAYPGAIGVKTGTGTAAGKCLVYSATRNGKTVIGVLLNDEERYADSMKLMDWALGSSAGSGAALQRGNTDPIPDVLD from the coding sequence ATGCGCCGCACGCGCGGTGCGATCGCCGTCACGGTCGCCACCGGGGCGTTCCTGGTGGCCGCTTCGCCGGCCTCGTCGGCGGCTCCGGTCGCCGCACCTCCCGTCACGGCCGCCGGCTCGATCCTGATCGACGGCACCAGCGGGGCCACGCTCGCCAGCAAGGCCGCCGACACCCAGCGGCAGGGCGCGAGCACCACGAAGATCATGACCGCGCAGGTCGTGATGCGTACGCCCAACCTGAACTACGACCAGAAGATCACCATCAAGCAGGAGTACCTGGACTACGTCGCCCGCGAGGGCGCGAGCTCGGCCCACCTGAAGGTGGGGGCCACTCCGACGGTCCGCCAGCTGCTGTACGGGCTGATGCTCCCGTCGGGCTGCGACGCGGCCTACGCGCTCGCCGACACCTTCGGCAAGGGCGCGACCACGCAGGCCCGCACGGCGGACTTCATCGCGCAGATGAACGCCAAGGCCGAGTCGCTGGGCATGACCCAGACCGTCTACGACTCCTTCGACGGCATCTCGCCGACCGGCAAGAACCTCACGACCCCGCGCGACCTGGCGAAGCTGACCAAGTACGCGATGTCGGGCGTCACCTTCCCGAAGATCGTGGGGGCGAAGACCTACAGCACGGGCGGCACCTCGACCGACGCCACGTGGGGCAACAGCAACCTGCTGATCAGGGAGCGTCCCACCGGCTACGCGTACCCGGGTGCGATCGGTGTCAAGACCGGCACCGGCACCGCCGCGGGCAAGTGCCTCGTCTACTCCGCGACCCGTAACGGCAAGACCGTCATCGGCGTCCTGCTGAACGACGAGGAGCGCTACGCGGACTCGATGAAGCTCATGGACTGGGCGCTCGGTTCGAGCGCCGGCTCCGGGGCGGCACTGCAGCGCGGCAACACCGACCCGATCCCGGACGTCCTCGACTGA